A window of the Parabacteroides merdae ATCC 43184 genome harbors these coding sequences:
- a CDS encoding DUF262 domain-containing protein gives MDIKDEASIINSDENVVSDVEQADLSINGDDSYTIYPNAEVRVEKAQYSIMHLHTLCLKRKELIIDPDFQRHDVWKQRQKSELIESILMGIPIPLMYLFEDKNGKKQVVDGRQRISAILDFLEGKFKLNNLRILKQFNGCCFADLDLKQQGVIEDFQLLFYIIQPPTPERVKYDIFDRVNRGGTPLNKQEMRNALYRGRCTRMLDKLCCSPEFLIATGRSINKERMKDQYVVLRAIAFLMLHRGEFKDIPALQYRGDIDDFLARFMVYVNDNAPEKLIVDYENLFIRCMQISYDLLGENGFRFSGNGIRRPINMPLFEALSYLFSFVPEKIDYTWASRLILDIESVKEEFDDSRYFSGNIDSTTSVSFRFDRMDKIINRIQL, from the coding sequence ATGGATATAAAAGATGAAGCATCAATAATAAACAGTGATGAAAATGTGGTTAGCGATGTGGAACAAGCCGATCTGTCAATAAACGGAGATGATTCATATACCATATATCCGAATGCCGAAGTGAGGGTGGAAAAGGCTCAATATAGTATTATGCATTTGCATACACTTTGCCTGAAGCGGAAAGAATTAATAATTGATCCGGATTTCCAGAGGCATGATGTCTGGAAACAAAGGCAGAAGTCTGAGCTGATCGAATCGATCCTAATGGGAATTCCTATACCATTAATGTATTTATTTGAGGATAAGAATGGGAAGAAGCAAGTTGTTGACGGGCGACAAAGGATAAGTGCTATTCTGGATTTTCTGGAAGGAAAGTTCAAATTGAATAATCTGAGAATATTGAAGCAGTTTAATGGATGTTGTTTTGCGGATTTGGATTTGAAGCAACAGGGAGTTATTGAAGACTTTCAATTACTTTTTTACATTATACAGCCTCCGACTCCTGAGCGGGTAAAGTATGATATCTTTGATCGGGTAAATCGGGGAGGGACTCCGTTGAATAAGCAGGAAATGAGGAATGCCTTATACCGTGGACGTTGCACACGGATGTTGGATAAACTTTGCTGTTCTCCCGAATTTTTGATTGCGACAGGGCGCTCTATTAATAAAGAAAGGATGAAAGACCAATATGTCGTTTTGCGGGCAATCGCCTTTCTTATGTTGCATCGTGGAGAGTTTAAAGATATTCCGGCTCTCCAATACCGGGGGGATATAGATGATTTTCTGGCTCGTTTTATGGTTTATGTGAATGATAATGCACCTGAAAAATTGATTGTAGATTATGAGAATCTATTTATTCGCTGTATGCAGATCAGTTATGATCTTTTAGGAGAAAATGGTTTTCGTTTTTCGGGAAATGGGATTAGAAGACCTATAAACATGCCTCTCTTTGAGGCATTAAGTTATTTGTTTTCTTTTGTCCCTGAGAAAATTGATTACACATGGGCGTCAAGACTCATACTGGATATAGAATCTGTAAAGGAAGAGTTTGATGATTCCCGTTATTTTTCCGGTAATATAGACTCGACTACAAGTGTCTCTTTCAGGTTTGATCGAATGGATAAAATAATAAACAGGATTCAGTTATGA
- a CDS encoding AAA family ATPase produces MIKHIQIKDYKCLHDENLEIKPFTIVTGVNSAGKSSLIQSVLLPVRRIGKNGQILLDTIVNLTFDTIRNKYYNAKSVRVDIDIDNVHISYHGTNELSLVFLPSEEDASMPIDIEQNLYYLSANRIGAELHSKISPQFKVGVVGEYIVGSFEKEKSNPLMPELIKDDSSYTLSAQVNYWLSYILDIPTELQTERRLDDVVEVQYKSDGLGNISPFQLGAGVSYLTKMLIMCLRAKKNDVILIENPEIHLHPASQAKVGEFLAFIVRAGIQVIIETHCEHLIYKVGYEIYKKRFLKDDVTILYKEGIQNPFIVLGFKEDGKFTRDFPEGFFDATLAELLEME; encoded by the coding sequence ATGATAAAACATATACAAATAAAAGACTATAAATGTCTTCATGATGAGAACTTGGAGATAAAGCCTTTTACAATTGTAACGGGTGTTAACTCGGCAGGTAAGTCAAGTTTGATACAGTCGGTATTACTTCCTGTTCGCAGGATAGGAAAAAATGGACAAATTTTACTGGATACTATTGTGAATCTGACATTCGATACGATTAGAAATAAGTATTATAATGCAAAAAGTGTCAGGGTCGATATCGATATCGATAATGTGCATATTTCCTATCACGGAACAAATGAACTCTCTTTGGTTTTTCTTCCTTCGGAAGAGGATGCCAGCATGCCGATCGACATAGAGCAAAATTTATACTATTTGTCTGCCAATAGAATCGGGGCGGAGTTGCATTCCAAAATTTCGCCACAGTTTAAAGTGGGCGTAGTCGGTGAGTATATAGTAGGTTCATTTGAAAAAGAAAAATCTAATCCTTTAATGCCGGAATTGATTAAAGATGATTCCTCTTATACTTTATCTGCTCAGGTGAATTATTGGTTGTCTTATATTTTAGATATACCGACGGAGTTGCAGACGGAACGCCGTTTGGATGATGTGGTCGAGGTACAGTATAAAAGTGATGGGTTGGGGAATATTTCGCCTTTCCAGTTGGGAGCTGGCGTAAGTTATCTTACCAAAATGTTGATCATGTGCTTGCGGGCAAAAAAGAATGATGTTATTCTTATCGAAAATCCGGAAATCCATCTTCATCCGGCCAGCCAGGCAAAGGTTGGTGAATTCTTGGCCTTTATTGTTAGAGCCGGTATACAGGTAATCATAGAAACACATTGCGAACACCTTATATATAAGGTCGGTTATGAGATTTATAAAAAGCGTTTTTTGAAAGATGATGTGACCATTTTGTATAAAGAGGGCATCCAGAATCCGTTCATTGTACTTGGTTTTAAAGAGGATGGCAAGTTTACTCGTGACTTCCCGGAAGGTTTTTTCGATGCGACTTTAGCTGAACTACTTGAAATGGAATAA
- a CDS encoding diphosphate--fructose-6-phosphate 1-phosphotransferase gives MTKSALQIARAAYQPKVPAALKGAVKAVDGEYTQSVADQDEIKKLFPNTYGMPVVTFEKSNEKKELPAMNVGVILSGGQAPGGHNVIAGLFDGIKANNAASRLYGFILGPGGLIDHKYMELTADIIDEYRNTGGFDMIGSGRTKLETKEQFDKGLEILKELNIKALVIIGGDDSNTNACVLAEYYKATGAGVQVIGCPKTIDGDLKNEQIETSFGFDTACKVYSEVIGNIQRDCNSAQKYWHFIKLMGRSASHIALECALQTQPNICIISEEVEEKNMSLDDIVTYIAGIVAKRAAEGHNFGTVLIPEGLIEFVPAMKRLIAELNDFLAKHDAEFKMIKKSEQRAYIISKLTKENSDLYASLPEGVARQLSLDRDPHGNVQVSLIETEKLLSEMVGKKLSEWKAEGKYVGKFAAQHHFFGYEGRCAAPSNYDADYCYSLGYTASCLIAAGKTGYMSSVRNTTAPADKWIAGGIPVTMMMNMEKRHGEMKPVIQKALVKLDGAPFKKFAANRDEWAMTTSYVYPGPIQYFGPTEVCDEPTKTLQLEQAQ, from the coding sequence ATGACAAAGAGTGCATTACAAATTGCAAGAGCAGCTTACCAGCCAAAGGTTCCCGCTGCATTGAAAGGCGCTGTAAAAGCCGTAGATGGTGAGTATACACAATCAGTTGCCGATCAGGACGAAATCAAAAAGTTATTCCCGAACACGTACGGAATGCCTGTCGTTACTTTCGAAAAGAGCAACGAAAAGAAAGAACTGCCGGCAATGAATGTCGGTGTGATCCTTTCCGGTGGTCAGGCTCCTGGTGGTCATAACGTGATTGCAGGTCTGTTCGACGGTATCAAGGCTAACAACGCAGCTTCTCGTCTGTATGGCTTTATCCTCGGACCTGGTGGTCTGATCGATCATAAATATATGGAACTGACTGCTGACATTATTGACGAGTACCGCAACACGGGTGGTTTTGATATGATTGGTTCAGGCCGTACCAAACTGGAAACAAAAGAACAGTTCGACAAGGGGCTGGAAATTCTGAAAGAACTGAACATCAAGGCTCTGGTTATCATTGGTGGCGACGACTCCAACACAAATGCTTGCGTACTGGCCGAATACTACAAGGCTACGGGGGCCGGTGTTCAGGTAATCGGCTGTCCGAAGACGATCGACGGTGACCTGAAGAACGAGCAGATCGAAACTTCTTTCGGTTTCGACACGGCTTGTAAGGTTTATTCCGAAGTTATCGGTAATATCCAGCGTGACTGCAACTCGGCACAGAAGTACTGGCACTTCATCAAGCTGATGGGACGTTCTGCTTCTCACATCGCTTTGGAATGCGCTTTGCAGACTCAGCCGAATATTTGTATCATCTCCGAAGAAGTTGAGGAAAAGAACATGTCTTTGGACGATATCGTGACTTACATCGCCGGAATTGTAGCAAAACGTGCTGCCGAAGGCCACAACTTCGGTACGGTGCTGATTCCCGAAGGTCTGATCGAATTCGTTCCGGCTATGAAACGCCTGATCGCTGAGCTGAACGACTTCCTTGCTAAACACGATGCCGAATTCAAGATGATCAAGAAGAGCGAACAACGTGCTTACATCATTAGCAAGTTGACAAAAGAAAATTCCGATTTGTATGCTTCCCTGCCGGAAGGTGTGGCACGTCAGTTGTCACTCGATCGCGACCCGCATGGAAACGTACAGGTTTCTCTGATCGAAACAGAAAAATTGCTGTCAGAAATGGTTGGCAAGAAGTTGTCAGAATGGAAGGCCGAAGGCAAATATGTCGGCAAGTTTGCTGCACAGCACCACTTCTTCGGTTACGAAGGCCGTTGCGCTGCTCCATCCAACTATGATGCGGACTACTGCTATTCTTTGGGTTATACGGCTTCTTGCCTGATCGCCGCCGGCAAGACTGGTTATATGTCTTCCGTACGCAACACGACAGCTCCGGCTGACAAGTGGATCGCTGGTGGTATCCCTGTAACTATGATGATGAACATGGAAAAACGCCACGGCGAAATGAAACCTGTTATCCAGAAAGCTTTGGTTAAGCTCGACGGCGCTCCTTTCAAGAAATTTGCTGCTAACCGCGATGAATGGGCTATGACGACAAGCTATGTTTATCCTGGTCCTATCCAGTATTTTGGTCCGACTGAAGTTTGCGACGAACCGACTAAGACATTGCAGTTGGAACAAGCTCAATAA
- a CDS encoding TM2 domain-containing protein: protein MEADKVDKFLLANESKFPDYEIPIHRLLDLPPEKEAILAKNHFKSPICMLSVSCFLGYFGLDRFLIGDWGKGIIKLLTGGGLGIWYIIDWFLIVRATKRKNMERLEEIINHP, encoded by the coding sequence ATGGAAGCAGATAAAGTAGACAAATTTCTTCTTGCCAATGAAAGCAAATTTCCTGATTATGAAATTCCTATCCATCGACTGCTCGACCTTCCTCCTGAAAAAGAGGCGATTTTAGCAAAAAACCATTTCAAAAGCCCGATCTGTATGTTGTCCGTTTCTTGTTTCTTAGGATACTTCGGTTTGGATCGTTTCCTGATCGGGGACTGGGGTAAAGGGATCATTAAACTGCTCACAGGCGGTGGTCTAGGAATCTGGTACATCATCGACTGGTTCCTGATCGTGAGAGCGACAAAGAGGAAGAATATGGAAAGATTAGAAGAGATCATAAATCACCCCTAA
- a CDS encoding riboflavin synthase: MFSGIVEETAQVVAIEHDKDNIHITMKCSFVDELKIDQSVAHNGVCLTVVRKDRDTFTTTAMRETLERSNLGLLKPGSLVNLERSMMMNGRLDGHIVQGHVDQTAVCTSVEDANGSWYYTFEYPFDQEMAQQGYITVEKGSVCVNGVSLTVCNSKQNSFQVAIIPYTHDNTNFCQIEKGTVVNLEFDIVGKYISKMMQFK; this comes from the coding sequence ATGTTTTCAGGAATTGTAGAAGAAACAGCTCAGGTCGTGGCGATTGAGCATGATAAGGACAACATTCATATCACTATGAAGTGTTCTTTTGTCGATGAATTGAAAATAGATCAGAGTGTGGCCCACAATGGCGTTTGCCTGACTGTGGTTCGCAAAGATAGGGATACATTCACAACTACAGCCATGCGAGAAACTCTGGAACGTTCCAACTTGGGGCTGCTGAAACCAGGTTCACTCGTGAATTTGGAACGCAGTATGATGATGAACGGACGTCTGGACGGACATATCGTGCAGGGGCATGTCGACCAGACTGCCGTTTGTACAAGTGTGGAAGATGCAAATGGAAGCTGGTATTATACGTTCGAATATCCGTTCGACCAAGAGATGGCGCAGCAGGGATATATAACTGTCGAGAAAGGTTCCGTCTGTGTCAATGGTGTGAGCCTGACTGTCTGTAATTCGAAGCAGAATAGTTTTCAGGTAGCGATCATTCCGTATACGCATGACAACACCAACTTCTGCCAGATCGAAAAAGGTACGGTCGTCAATCTTGAGTTCGACATTGTCGGTAAGTATATCAGTAAGATGATGCAGTTCAAATGA
- a CDS encoding nitroreductase family protein: MKDFLSLASRRQSDRAFDTQRPVEKEKLQRILEAACIAPSACNSQPWHFIVVDDPELKNRVADATSNRVLGMNHFTKQAPVHILVVEERPNLTAGIGSWIKDKNFSHLDIGITAAHLVLAAEDEGLGSCIVGWFDETKVRKLLDIPSGKRVLLDIVIGYSTQPDRPKKRKDLKEVISYNRY, translated from the coding sequence ATGAAAGATTTTCTCTCTTTAGCAAGCCGGCGCCAAAGTGACCGGGCTTTTGATACGCAGCGTCCGGTGGAAAAGGAAAAATTACAGCGTATTCTGGAGGCGGCGTGTATCGCGCCGTCTGCTTGTAATTCCCAACCTTGGCATTTTATTGTGGTGGATGATCCCGAACTGAAGAATCGGGTGGCAGACGCAACTTCGAACCGTGTTTTGGGAATGAACCATTTCACCAAACAGGCGCCCGTACATATCTTGGTCGTGGAGGAGAGGCCGAATCTGACAGCAGGTATCGGCTCGTGGATCAAGGACAAGAATTTCTCCCATCTGGATATCGGCATAACGGCCGCTCATCTTGTGCTGGCTGCCGAAGATGAAGGGTTGGGGAGTTGTATTGTCGGCTGGTTTGATGAAACGAAAGTTCGTAAACTATTGGATATCCCTTCCGGCAAACGTGTTTTGCTGGACATCGTCATCGGCTATTCTACCCAACCGGACAGACCTAAGAAACGTAAAGATCTGAAAGAAGTGATTAGCTATAATCGGTACTGA
- a CDS encoding MATE family efflux transporter — MDKRKGNTDLTEGKVWKVIVRFALPLLVGNLLQQFYNITDSIIVGQFLGKEALAAVSASFFIYYFIISLVIGVGSGTTVVISQLFGAKQYQKVQLAFSSFFIFMLVGGIILSIAGIIFAEPVFRLTNTPEEVIPQAVAYFRIYIGGTFLFVTFNSIISILRGVGESVRPMLFILITTVLNIAFDLLFILVFKWGIEGAARATVVSQGIGMCIALAYVNNTHPLLSIKKQDMLFDWKLFKESLKIGLPTSVQQCAIALGLIALLGIVNSFGTNTLTAYGAAGKIDTIITQAILTLSGALAAFCGQNIGAGRLDRVKKGVQFTMYTNIALGLLTFAAVYLFGNEMMRIFTKDIDVVAIGKEYLLIIGGFFIVHGALNVYNGALRGAGDTLFPMITSLVCLWLIRIPLAYYLSSWLGRNGIWWAIGISITIGLIVTFVYYKIGFWKRRRRIYEL, encoded by the coding sequence ATGGATAAAAGAAAAGGGAATACAGATCTGACAGAAGGGAAAGTATGGAAAGTGATCGTTCGCTTTGCATTGCCGTTGCTGGTCGGAAATCTGCTGCAACAGTTCTATAACATAACGGACAGCATTATTGTCGGACAGTTTCTGGGAAAGGAGGCACTGGCAGCGGTATCGGCTTCCTTTTTCATCTATTACTTCATCATTTCGCTCGTGATCGGTGTAGGAAGCGGTACTACGGTAGTCATTTCACAACTTTTCGGAGCCAAACAGTATCAAAAGGTACAACTTGCGTTTTCCTCCTTCTTCATATTCATGTTAGTCGGAGGAATAATACTATCCATTGCAGGGATTATTTTCGCCGAGCCGGTTTTCCGCCTGACCAATACGCCGGAAGAGGTTATTCCACAAGCGGTAGCCTATTTTCGCATTTACATAGGAGGAACATTCCTGTTCGTAACCTTCAATAGCATCATTTCGATTTTGCGAGGCGTGGGCGAGTCTGTTCGCCCAATGCTGTTCATTCTGATTACGACAGTCCTGAACATTGCGTTCGACTTGCTCTTCATACTCGTATTCAAATGGGGTATAGAGGGAGCTGCTCGTGCGACTGTCGTTTCGCAGGGAATCGGCATGTGTATAGCCCTGGCGTATGTAAACAATACGCACCCCTTGCTATCCATCAAAAAGCAAGATATGCTGTTCGACTGGAAACTGTTCAAAGAGAGCTTAAAAATCGGACTGCCGACAAGCGTACAGCAATGTGCGATCGCCCTCGGACTGATCGCATTGCTGGGGATCGTGAATAGTTTCGGAACCAATACACTGACAGCTTACGGGGCCGCCGGAAAGATAGACACGATCATCACTCAGGCTATCCTCACCCTATCAGGAGCGTTAGCAGCTTTCTGCGGACAAAATATCGGGGCCGGGAGACTGGACCGGGTGAAAAAGGGAGTACAGTTTACGATGTACACGAATATAGCCCTGGGACTATTAACTTTTGCCGCCGTCTATCTATTCGGCAACGAGATGATGAGAATTTTCACGAAAGACATAGATGTCGTGGCGATTGGAAAAGAATATCTGCTAATTATCGGTGGTTTCTTCATTGTACATGGGGCACTGAACGTGTACAACGGAGCACTCAGGGGAGCTGGAGATACCTTGTTCCCAATGATAACCAGCCTGGTCTGCCTCTGGCTGATCCGTATTCCCCTCGCCTATTATCTCAGTTCATGGTTGGGACGCAACGGAATCTGGTGGGCGATCGGTATCAGCATCACAATCGGACTAATCGTGACCTTCGTTTATTATAAGATAGGGTTCTGGAAGAGAAGAAGGAGGATTTATGAATTATGA
- a CDS encoding YihY/virulence factor BrkB family protein, protein MKTTGKKTLGERINALLTRMIRFVTYDIWRITENEVSGLKELYINIIKTIILAVRGFQNENLQTKASALTYSTLLSIVPLLAVLLGIAKGFGFQNTVRQELFDYFPGHEVELTKAFEFVESYLEQAQGGVIIGVGLILLFYTVVNLISSIEDTFNDIWQIQKSRPWYRKLSDYLALFLILPVLMTASSGLSIFLSTLQNSFISQYFFFTPLVELILNITPYLITILAFTGLYISLPNTKVRFVNGLVAGILSGIAFQFFQFIYISGQIWVSKYNAIYGSFAALPLLLLWLQLSWLICLFGAEISYASQNVKKFSFERDSKNISRRYKDFLTLLIASLIVKRFVKGEKPYTADELSDAYRIPIRITTQILYQLTELHIIIEVNYGDDERVVHYQPAIDVNKITVSYLLTRMDEYGSENFKIDTSKLFSKEWKALLKTREDMIKANDNILLKDL, encoded by the coding sequence ATGAAAACAACCGGTAAAAAGACGCTCGGAGAACGGATCAACGCCCTACTGACAAGAATGATCCGTTTCGTCACTTACGACATTTGGCGGATCACCGAAAATGAAGTAAGCGGACTGAAAGAACTTTATATCAACATCATCAAGACAATAATTCTTGCAGTCAGGGGGTTTCAGAACGAGAATCTTCAAACGAAAGCCTCTGCCCTCACCTACAGCACCTTGCTATCCATCGTGCCTCTCCTGGCGGTTCTGTTGGGGATAGCCAAAGGGTTCGGCTTCCAAAACACCGTACGCCAGGAATTGTTCGACTATTTCCCCGGACATGAAGTGGAATTGACCAAGGCTTTCGAATTCGTGGAAAGTTATCTGGAGCAAGCACAAGGCGGCGTAATCATCGGGGTCGGCCTGATCCTGCTGTTTTATACAGTTGTCAACCTGATCTCATCCATAGAAGACACGTTCAACGACATCTGGCAAATACAGAAATCACGTCCGTGGTATCGGAAGTTATCCGATTATCTGGCCTTGTTCCTGATTTTACCGGTACTGATGACGGCGTCCAGCGGTTTATCCATCTTCCTGTCCACTTTGCAGAACTCATTTATCAGCCAGTACTTTTTCTTTACTCCACTGGTCGAACTGATACTGAACATAACTCCCTACCTCATTACGATCCTGGCATTCACAGGGCTTTATATTTCATTACCCAATACGAAAGTACGGTTTGTAAACGGCCTCGTGGCTGGAATCCTGTCAGGCATCGCATTCCAATTCTTCCAGTTTATCTACATCAGCGGGCAGATCTGGGTGAGCAAATACAACGCGATCTACGGTAGTTTTGCCGCCTTGCCCCTGTTGTTGCTGTGGTTACAATTGTCATGGCTGATCTGCCTGTTCGGGGCGGAAATCTCGTATGCTTCCCAAAACGTGAAGAAATTCAGTTTCGAGCGTGACAGCAAGAACATCAGCCGGCGATATAAGGATTTCCTCACGCTGCTGATAGCGTCCCTGATCGTAAAACGGTTCGTAAAAGGAGAAAAGCCTTATACGGCAGATGAATTGTCAGACGCTTACCGCATACCGATCCGTATCACGACACAGATACTCTATCAACTGACCGAACTGCACATCATTATCGAAGTCAATTACGGAGATGACGAACGCGTCGTTCACTACCAGCCGGCCATCGACGTAAACAAGATTACTGTCAGTTATCTACTGACACGCATGGACGAATACGGCTCGGAGAACTTCAAGATCGACACGTCCAAATTGTTCAGCAAGGAATGGAAAGCCTTGCTGAAAACCCGCGAGGACATGATTAAGGCGAATGACAACATTTTGTTGAAAGACCTTTGA
- a CDS encoding Do family serine endopeptidase: MKKMWKNVLGIVLVAAISAGAAVGTSAYLINKNQPVFGTSGSANTFNQPIRLAGYNTVAAENTDFTTAAESTVHGVVHIKATTNAKQYADGGNQPQYVDPFEYFFGFGGRGGFQRPQPQPRVGAGSGVIISTDGYIITNNHVIDGADELEVTLNDNRKFAAKLVGTDPTTDIALLKIDAKDLPTIPFGDSEKLKVGEWVLAVGNPFNLTSTVTAGIVSAKGRGISMGGGDKSKIESFIQTDAAVNPGNSGGALVNTKGELVGINTAIYSETGNFAGYSFAVPISIAGKVANDLKQYGTVQRAILGVQIMSVGDIADMLGYPNLPAKQKEELSALKSKIKVSEGACVADFADRSTAKEAGIEKGDVIVAVNGAKVKSANALQEQISKYRPGDKVQVTVDRNGSTKTFNVELRNAQGSTAVVKGAADSAEVLGAAFSALTNEQKRELGVSYGIEVTGLLNGKLKDAGIKKGFIIMVVNDQKISSPEQLEKIVDKVLKGNEDDRYIVVKGFYPNGRTKVYAIDLAE; the protein is encoded by the coding sequence ATGAAAAAGATGTGGAAAAATGTGCTTGGTATAGTTCTCGTGGCTGCAATCAGTGCGGGGGCGGCTGTTGGGACGAGTGCTTACCTGATTAATAAGAATCAACCGGTATTTGGCACTTCCGGCTCAGCAAATACCTTCAACCAGCCGATCCGGTTAGCCGGTTATAACACGGTTGCTGCAGAGAATACGGATTTTACTACGGCTGCAGAAAGTACGGTTCATGGCGTTGTGCATATTAAGGCCACGACAAATGCCAAACAATATGCCGACGGAGGCAATCAGCCGCAGTATGTCGATCCATTCGAGTATTTCTTCGGATTCGGAGGACGTGGAGGGTTCCAACGCCCGCAACCGCAACCACGGGTCGGGGCCGGTTCCGGGGTGATCATTTCGACCGATGGATATATTATAACGAACAATCATGTGATCGATGGAGCGGATGAGCTGGAAGTGACATTGAATGACAATCGTAAGTTTGCAGCCAAATTGGTTGGAACCGATCCGACGACAGATATCGCTTTGCTTAAGATCGATGCGAAAGATCTTCCAACCATTCCGTTCGGTGATTCTGAAAAACTGAAAGTCGGGGAATGGGTGTTGGCTGTCGGTAACCCGTTTAATTTGACTTCTACGGTTACGGCTGGCATTGTGAGCGCAAAAGGGCGTGGTATCTCGATGGGAGGTGGAGACAAGAGCAAGATCGAGTCCTTTATCCAGACCGATGCAGCCGTGAACCCCGGTAATAGTGGGGGAGCGCTGGTGAATACGAAAGGTGAGTTGGTCGGTATTAATACTGCTATTTATTCCGAAACAGGAAACTTTGCAGGTTATTCGTTTGCAGTGCCTATCAGTATTGCAGGGAAAGTGGCAAACGACTTGAAGCAGTATGGTACAGTGCAGCGTGCAATCCTGGGTGTCCAAATTATGAGTGTGGGTGACATCGCCGACATGCTGGGCTATCCGAACTTGCCGGCTAAACAGAAAGAAGAGCTGAGCGCCTTGAAATCCAAGATAAAAGTTTCCGAAGGTGCGTGTGTGGCTGATTTCGCAGATCGCAGTACTGCCAAGGAAGCCGGAATTGAAAAAGGTGACGTGATTGTTGCTGTAAATGGTGCAAAAGTGAAATCTGCGAATGCTTTGCAGGAACAGATTAGTAAATATCGTCCGGGTGACAAGGTACAGGTTACTGTAGACCGTAATGGTAGCACCAAGACATTTAATGTGGAACTTCGTAACGCACAGGGTAGTACGGCTGTAGTGAAAGGAGCCGCCGACAGTGCTGAAGTTTTAGGAGCCGCTTTTAGCGCGTTGACAAACGAACAGAAACGTGAATTAGGTGTAAGTTATGGTATTGAAGTGACTGGTTTGTTGAATGGTAAACTGAAAGATGCCGGTATCAAAAAAGGCTTCATTATCATGGTTGTAAACGATCAGAAGATTTCATCTCCTGAACAACTTGAGAAAATAGTTGACAAGGTTTTGAAAGGAAATGAGGACGATCGTTATATCGTAGTAAAAGGTTTCTACCCGAATGGACGTACGAAAGTATATGCTATAGACCTGGCTGAATAA
- a CDS encoding sigma-70 family RNA polymerase sigma factor, with amino-acid sequence MRQLKITKSITNRESASLDKYLQEIGREDLITVEEEVELAQAIKRGDRRALEKLTRANLRFVVSVAKQYQNQGLSLPDLINEGNLGLIKAAEKFDETRGFKFISYAVWWIRQSILQALAEQSRIVRLPLNQVGSLNKISKAFSKFEQENERRPSPEELADELDIPVDKISDTLKVSGRHISVDAPFVEGEDNSLLDVLVNDDAPIADRSLMNESLAKEIDRALATLTERECEIIKMFFGIGCQEMTLEEIGDKFGLTRERVRQIKEKAIRRLRQGTRSKLLKSYLG; translated from the coding sequence ATGAGACAGTTAAAGATCACAAAGTCCATTACCAATCGCGAAAGCGCTTCTCTAGACAAGTATCTTCAGGAAATAGGCCGTGAAGATCTGATCACAGTAGAAGAAGAAGTAGAATTGGCACAGGCTATCAAAAGAGGCGACCGGAGAGCATTGGAAAAATTGACCAGAGCGAATCTGCGTTTTGTTGTATCTGTAGCTAAGCAATATCAAAATCAGGGGTTAAGTTTACCGGACCTTATAAATGAAGGTAACCTGGGGTTGATTAAGGCGGCTGAAAAATTTGACGAGACCAGAGGTTTTAAGTTTATTTCCTATGCTGTGTGGTGGATTCGTCAGTCTATTTTGCAAGCTTTGGCAGAACAGTCAAGAATTGTACGTCTTCCGTTGAATCAAGTGGGGTCGTTGAATAAAATCAGCAAAGCCTTCTCTAAATTCGAACAGGAAAACGAACGCAGACCTTCTCCTGAAGAACTTGCAGACGAACTGGATATTCCGGTGGATAAGATTTCTGATACGTTAAAAGTGTCAGGAAGACATATCTCGGTAGATGCTCCGTTTGTGGAAGGCGAAGACAACAGTCTTTTGGATGTGCTTGTTAACGATGATGCTCCTATCGCAGACCGGTCGTTAATGAACGAGTCATTGGCAAAAGAAATTGATCGAGCCCTTGCTACATTAACCGAAAGAGAATGTGAGATAATCAAAATGTTTTTCGGTATAGGCTGTCAGGAAATGACATTGGAAGAGATTGGCGACAAATTTGGCCTCACAAGAGAGCGTGTCCGCCAGATCAAGGAAAAAGCAATTAGAAGACTAAGACAAGGTACGCGTAGCAAGCTCCTCAAATCGTATTTAGGTTAA